tgaactcaaaaaggTCGTCCTGGGTTATAAATTCCGTTTGTTCTTTGTCCGTAGGGTGCATTTggatttgccagtaccccgatcgcaaatcaacagaagaaaagtaggacTCCGAATAAAGGCAGTCCAATGCGTCATCTatccttggaagagggtaaacgtctttcttggtaatggaattgagacggcggtagtccacacaaaatttCCAAGTAccgcgtctttctttttcacaagtaaaTCTGAAGCAGCCCACGGACTGGATGATTCCTGGActactcctttctgtagcatttcaTGAGCTTGTTCgtcgatgatcttgcgctctgacggtGATACTCAATAGGGTTTCTGTCGAGcaggctgcgccgaccccgtgttaattctgtgcttggttcgagacgcaggaatggacggcgcgttatcCCCCTGGGCaaagtcgaagatgcttaagtgcTTAGTCAGAAGGTCCACTAATGTACGGTGCTTGTCCGTGCTGATTGACTTGGTGATCATAGGCGGAATCTTCGAGTCTTCGGAACAAACGTCAACTTGTTTATGTGGAGCATCTGCGAGCACGGCGACTGGCGTCGGCTTGTGCTAGCAGGTACCACtgccagcaggtaccactgcattctcgcctgaagggttgacaaTTCATAAGCTAGAGCGCCGCTGAGCcacagacacaagacaatgtggtAGAAAAATATTCATCTTTATACACGGTAAGTACGCTGgctactgtggcgtcgaaggccTGAGGATTGGTACTAGCGCAGCCCACCGGAACAAACACGTTGGTAATGCCTGAGCCACTCGTCCAAATCTTCACCTGCTTTCCCAGCGAAAACCCGAGGTTTTCGGTAGTAGCGTCACGTACCGCCTGGGCGTCTCTGTCGTTGGACATGTTAACTGGCAAAGGtggtagtccggcgaggcgatGACTCtggcgaagaataaatggctccgggtccgttGTTACTTCAATTACCCAGCAggctccaccaaaactgttacaaCGCGAAAGATACTGGGTTCGTTTAATAGGCTTCAAGGCGAGCCTCAGACGGAGCCTAAAACGTCTTTTTTctcttgttgctgttgttgaccttagtggttatggcgcacacccacagtgggggattggccatgattcgggtggttatattcggtgtataaaaacaagggaattaacgatttAAATGCTGGAgcttagatgatgatgatgatgatgatgtcctcagcacatggctcgtacccacttcgggggattggccaagaattgagcatctgaacttttagatatgcattctgaaactacagttaatgtgcaatttagtaatcagaacaacagacagattaatttttctgaactgcataatttataatactaatgccatgaataaaactgaaatatctctcagagaattgtaaaagtgggaatTTAAAAAGTAAGATTTTTCTCTTTCTCGTACCCCCCGCTCACACTTCATCTTCCACTGATGTGGCTACATTTACTGTAATATTACAGTGGAAGAAGAGAGAGTAGCTCGCGGCAGAGCGCGTGGTCCACCGGCTGCCGTGCAGCACGCACTCAAACGTTCGCTGTCTCTCAGCCGTCGAGCTCTTGGAACACTGTGCCGGCCATCCTCCTCCGCTACCATTCTACACCCCATAGCCGCTCTGCTCGGCGATTCTGTTGGCTCCCGTGGACCTTGCCGCATCGCTGCCCGCAAGAGTACACGTCATCACAGGCCCAAGGAATGACCCGCGATGGGTCGGCGTCATGATCTAGCTCCACTACGCGGAGCCCAAGGTGTGCCGCTGCTTCCTGCTGGGCCTGTGCCCGCACGACGCGCTTGCCGGCACCAAAATGGCAATGGACGCCTGCTCCAAGATCCACAACTACGCGCTCAAGGCCAACTTCGAGAACGGCTCCAGGATGTACCGGCCAGGACAGCACCACTTCTACGAGCTCGCGGTACTCGCCTACCTACAAAAGGTGATCCGCTCGTGCGAGATCCTGGACCGGGCCAAGAAGGGCCGCCTGACGCGGTGCCAGTCGACCCCAAGGTGTGCCGCTGCTTCCTGCTGAGCCGGTGCCCGCGCGACGCGCTCGCCGGCAGCGAGATGGCCATGGGCGCCTGCTCCAAGATTCACAACTACGCGCTCAAGGCCGACTTCGAGAACAGCTCCAGGGTGTACCGGCCGGGACTGCAGCGCTTCTACGAGCTCACAGGTACTCACCTACCTGCAAAAGGTGACCCGCTCGTGCGAGATCCGGAACCGGGCCAAGAAGGGCCGCCTGACGCGGTGCCAGTCGACCGCGCGCCGCAATCGCCATAGCGACAAGGATCGCGGCAGGGCGTGTGACCAACCAGCTGCCGTGCAGCACGCACTCAGACGTCCGCTGTCTCTCAGCCGGCGAGCAGTAGGCTCTTGGAACACTGTACCGACCATCCTCCCATGCTACCAGTCTGCGCCCCATAGGCGCTCTGCTCGGCGGTTCTTTTGGCTCCCGTGGACCGGGCCGCATCGCCGCCCGCGAGCGTGCACATCATCGCGGGATCAAGGAATGGCCTTGACCACCAAGGACCATATGCGCCAGAAGCTCGACGAGCTCATGGGCGCCGGCTGGGACGGCGTCAAGAACTCGCTCCCCTACTCGGGCCCCAAGGTGTGCCGCTGCTTCCTGCTGGGCCTGTGCCCGCACGACGCGCGCGCCGGCACCGAGATGGCCATGGGCGCCTGCTCCAAGATCCATAACTACGCGCTCAAGGGCGACTTCGAGAACAGCCCCAGGATGTACCGGCCGGGACAGCAGTGCTTCTACGAGCTCACGGTACTCACCTACCTGGAAAAGGTGATCCGATCGTGCGAGATCCTGGACTGGGCCAAGAAGGGCCACCTGACGAGGTGCCAGTCGACCGCGCGCAGCGATCGCCATGGCGACAAGGAGGCCACGCTCAAGTCCTACGGCGACATGATGGACAAGAAGCTCATCGAGGCCGAAGATCTCGGCAACAAGGGCAAAGTGCAAGAGGCGCTCGCTGTCATCAAGGAGGTCGAGTGGCTCAAGCGGCGCCGAAACCGATTCGAGAGGATGCTGGACCGCAAGTCCAACGAACCGGTCAAGGAGCACAAGCAGAACATCTGCGAGGAGTGCCAGCTCTGCATCGGCCTCGACAACGAGCAACGCATCGCCAACCACTCGAGCGACCGGCTGCACAACGCCATACTCGACGTGCGCCGAAAGATAGCCGAGCTCACTGCCTGCCTCGAGAAGCCGCAGGTGCCGGGCAACTGGTCGCGCCTCGAAGCCACGCAGCAGCAGTCGACATCGCGCCTCGACCAGGGCGCATAGCTATTCATCCAGGTCGTCCAGgtctagcagcagcagcagcagccgtagCCGAAGTCGCAGCCGCAGGAGGTCCTACAGCTCCGacaactgcagtagcagcagcgaaTGCTCGTCGACTTCCCGATCTAGGTCACGTTCAAGGTCGCGCTCGACGTCCCGGCACCGCTCTCGAGGGTCCCTGCTCGGAGTCGCACCGGAAGTCGCGTTCCAGGTCACCGCCACGGAGGTCGTCGAGGTCCCGGTCCAGAAGCCGCTACAGCCGCAGCTGCTCGCGGTATTGTAGCAGATCCTACAGCCGGTCGTGCAGGCGGCGTGTAGCTGCTCGTGCCGCAGTGAATAAACTGACAGATCACAAGGTCACGCGAAGCACCATAGTGTGTCCAGGTGCCGGAGTCGCTCACATTCAAGGCACAGCCGTGGCCACAGCCAACGGAGTGGAGACCGTGAGCGCCGGTCGCACACTACTCGCGACTTAGAGGCATCAAAGCAAGCCTTCGCCGGCCTGAGAAGGCGAGCCTAAGATCTACAACgtcattttttctctttttcgtaATTACTGTaatattttatacatataaataaaaaaacgCATTGTCTGGCGGCATTGCGGACGCAAAGATTCGAGTCTGTTCTCGTCCCGAGCACGCAGCATCCCATGTCGATCCGCACCACTTTCGCCCCGGACCCCAGAGCAGTGGTCGACCTGAGAACCGCGCGGCGAGCAGCACGGCCTGTGTCGGGCCACGCGTCCGTGGCTCGCATGCAGGAGGAAAGCAATTGCATGCGGCAGGGCCGCGGAGGAAAAGGGGAGGGGCATTATAGGCATCGTGTATGCACCCACGGACCGCGATAAGTCGCTTAATTTCGGTTTCACGTGCGACCCTCCTCCACCTCGCCAGCCCGCATGCCGAGCGACCGCTGCCGACGTCTCGGCTGCCCATGCGTCTTGCGGGCGCGCGCGCGAAGCGAGCGAGCAGCTTCGCTGGGGCGGTGATGCATCCGAGCACCGCGAGAGCAGCGCGCGCGCGAATTTTCCCGAAATAGTGGCCGTACGGGCCGCGTTAACTGACGATTGCGGGACCGATAATTAAGAGCTCGCACGCCACCGGGAGCGTTTGTTAATGCGGCGCCGGCTGTGCCGTCGGCGCGCACGAGAGCCGCGCAAGATGAGGGCGTGCGCTGCTGCTCGCGCTGGCGAGGGGCGGCCGGCCTAATAGCGTGATTATGCATAGCAGCCAGCCGGCACCGATACCGAGGAGGCGCGCTAGCCTCATGCGGGCTGGCGGATTTCATGCACCGCCGTGACGTGCACCAAAGACAGCGCCGCCGATTGAATTCTCGGCGTGCGTATACGCTCCGGCGATATGCGCTCGGTGCGGCGTGCTTCGCCGAAAAGGTTGAAGGGCGCGCCGCCGGATCCCCCGGCTTCGGTCGTCGCCTAAGACTGGTCGCTGCAGATTGCGGGCAAGCGCACGTGCATTCAAGATTTGCACACTTTCTTTCACCCAAATCGAAAAGAGCACGCAGCCTTGGTTGAAATGCTAAGACGACTGGCCTGTTCTGAGATTCCGGTTAAAGGAGACCCGAGGGCGTCAAAGTTAATCTCGAGCTATACCCAGTACACGGTGTATCACACGGTATACTAGCGTATAACGTTAGGAAGTACAAATGTAGAACAATGCTAGTGCATAACATTAGTAAGCACAGATCAATCAATTGTAGAACCGTGACGGGCAGGATTAGTTCTATTGGAGTCCACGTGCATTCCGGGTCGCTTTACATTTAGGACCCGAGACCTCGTCAGGCGTTTCGATGGTGCTTTTTGCATCGCCTGTCACTGCTGGATACGTTGTTCAGTAAGTGAATAAGAGAATTATTTTCTGGACTGTATTGTATATGTGCTCATTCCCTGCCTGAATGAGGAGATTAACAAAGGGCTCACAGTTATGAAGGCGGACGAGGGAAGACCAAATCCTCCTCTTCACTCGCACTCATAGGCCTTCTGCACAGAGAAAGAACAGAAAACGAAAGCGCATATACATAATTGAACGATGCACGGAACGTTTTCAGAACTACCGGTTTTTCTGTCTGGCAGCTTAGGGGCCCCAGACGTGTTTTTAGTTTGTTTCCCCGCCACACTCAGGCAGCTCTTCTTTCTTTGgttttttttcctgttcttttttaatgtcttcttcttcttttttttttgctaatgtcCAAATTGATTTTTCTTTTCACTCATGTATTCTTACGAACAGCTTTATAAACCAGCCGCGGCAGCTTATAGTGTGGTGGCGCTTAGCTAGAGGTCACGTCGACCACACTCCGATGAGGGCGAAAACTCTCGTGTAGTTAGATTTaagcgcacattaaagaaccccaggtggttaaaattaatcaggagtccgccactactgcgtgcctcataatcatgtcgtggttttggcacgtaaaaccgcagaatttagcTGCTTTGTAAGCCATAAGTCTCTGAACCAAGATGCCCAATTGTATCCAATTTGATGAGACTTGATCGCAGACCAATGATTCTAAATAAGCGGTATGGACTGCCGTCAACAGCTACGCTTCAGAAACGTGCGCTTGCTGCTCTGAAATAGTTTTTGCATGTCGCTCATATTGTGGATAAATGCTAGGATAATAAGTGCAAGCTCATTTTCGCCTGCTGAAAATGGCATTGTATATATCTGCAGTGTGTATAGTACGCTCGATAATTATTGCACCCTTCTCTCTCCATACATTTTGTGCACCTGTACTGTATCTGCAATGTTCGTGCCATTTCAGGCTGACTTCCTCTATGATGACATTTCCTGTTTTCAACACTTATCATAATATACTATTATATGATGTGTCTTCGTCACCTTTGCGGACAATGCGTGATTTGCGAGACACTTCCTTGTTTCTCAAGTTAAAAAGGAGTAGCCGGCCGCATTTGCTGGTGCTGGCATCTCCTTTTAAAAAAGAAGAGATAGCCGATTCACGCGACTAGCATTTATATTATCCATTCATGCTACTAACATCTATACTATCTGCTTTGATGGTGTTTGCAAGAATGCCACATCGATGAGAAAAATTCGTTCGCTGTTTCTCACGCAGTTTTAGGCTTGTTTGCTGCGAGGTTTCTAAAGGAAGTAAGACAGAATAAGGAGAGGAACAAAAAGTCAGCGTGGAACACAAGTAGAAACGGAATAGTGCCTTTTTTTGTGCTctagaaaaaggaaaagaaatgctTGTTGCTCCGATTCAGTCGTATACTCCCAGAACGACCACGCGAGAAGAAGTACGCCATTCACGAGAAGGCTATcaatcaaaataaataaataaaacaaggaaAGATACATTTGAAAGACAgtttccttctttttcctttctcAGTTGTCAACCAGAGAGCCATTATTATTAAACTGTTTGCTTTGTCAGTGTTGCAACGATGACAAGGCGAAATAAAGCGTCGAAATGGCTGCATTTTCTGCCACGCCGTTGCAGAAGGGTCACGATAGAGATGGCGTACACACACTCCAGGCCCAGCCGCGCTCCAGCTGCCTCTCCCCGTGGAGAAGACCCATACAGAGGCCTTGGCAGACAATGGCCGACGACACAGGAGCACAAGTGCCTCTCGGCCAGCAACAATGGGCGAACCTCGCGCCGGCAGCAAAAAGGATTACACAGTATATCGAAGGGCACGATGAGTCCATTGAATAGCAGGATTCGGTTGTTCTCGGCTCACCATATACGCAGAGAAAGCAAGACAGGGTATAGGGAGTAGAGAAGGAGTTATACTACGATCTGGCTGCACTGTTCGAGGATTGATGCACCGAGTTCGTAGTGCCGACGAGGAAGATATATAAGTGCCCCGAAGCAGGCGGCGTATgcatatacatggtgtcccagctatcacgcagcacgatttaagaaaagaggaacggcgttacgcgaagcaaacctagtgcgtattgtttccagtgcagtggagtagccgccagcaattttttctttactgagatttaattagctaattgtgattaattatctaactcgagaagtactgtcctaattatcaaagtgtcaatgagaaaattgtagagcaacatgaaaaactcccgatacagctttctgttgcttaatacgtggtacataaatgtgtttttccgagcgtgaaagatgcccgcgaatacatgcaaagcgcctcgagcggccagtcgcgtagCAATtctgcgtctattcgcgggctcctttcacactcggaaaaacacatttacgtaccacgtattaagcaacagaaagctgtatcggaagtttttcatgttgctctacaattttctcattgacactttgataattaggacagtactgcTCGAGTTAGATAATGAATTACAATTAACCAATcaaatctcagtaatgaaaaaattactggcggctactccactgcactggaaacaatacgcaccgcactaggtttgcttcgcgtaacgccgttcctctttttttaaatcgtgctgcgtgatagctgggacaccctgtatatatatatatatatatatatatatatatatatatatatatatatatatatacactctaagaagaaaaggaggaaaggggGTATCGAAGTTACTCCTTTAGTAACtcctgccacaaccattcctccctttagggggtaagtgagaggggaggaactgttactccccatgcggaggactaacagttgctcttttccgatgctcctcaagggagtaacggttattctttccgatgctcctcgtagatggaattaattaaattagTCATTTATACGCTGATAAAAAATACGCTTatacgctgataaaaaaaaagaaaaggttaacCACCTTAACGCAAGTGCGGCAATaacagaagagactcggcatttggtgtatgctatgtCGGGAaagtctaacgttgcgcatacttacaaatctaagcgactacataaagaaagctgcccgagTATTCTTACGGTGATCTAAACAGACATTACAGGATCTTggtgtagcgagcgcaaacggggcacgcaagacgacagagaaggacaacttctctatcgcttagcgtgccccttttgagctacacatcgcttcagttaagtttataatctccttggaacgaaaggaactccttaggtactatTAGCCAAGAAAATATGGCAATCCAtttatgacttgcgcgcttaatgcATGTATCGTTCACACGAATGTGTATCGAAGAGccgcacacgaagtgcacggctattcagattccaccttttaaattacaggcaattttctcacgaagatgcaaagtgctgctttacttctagttcagtagacagtacacgaacttccaactattcatgatatatagacaatactGCGTccgccgcatcactccacgagacggacgaaaacagcagagtgcctggggagtaactgttgcagttcgtcctcgccgttgctctctttcggaccagggatcgtacactctccaaaatttgcacacgccacccacactcctgcagttactcccttgaggaacgaaagtgcccttttttggaccaactgtgcagttactcccgttttccccggaatacttcttagagtgtataTATACAGTTTCGCAGAAGCGCTTCCAGTGGTGTAAAAAAAGGATGAAGATGCTTTGATTTCGAGAACAAAGAAACTTGACATAATGACGGACGGACATGCAGGACGCTCAGCGGTTCGAGTGTTGCTCGCGAAAATATTttgaacatattttttttttcttttaggggAACGGGTGGAAGGTAAGCCCGAGGCTCATCCAGGAGGCTCATTATTTGCGACGGACTGCAGCAGGTTTTGGGCGAAAACTAAAGGAACAAACTTAAATCAAGGTTACGAGCCCCCCAGTAGGTGCTACCAAATTCAAATATCATTCTTCAGGTTCATGCGCCGCGATGGAACTGCCGACGTCATCGCAGACGAACGCGGTGCCGCGACATCCGAGAGCCGGACAAGCACCCAGGGTGCAGCAGCTTGCGAGGAAGCCAACGCGATGCATGTGATGAGCCACGTTCTATAACGACGTCACGCACGGGAAAGGTTGCAAACTGACGAAACACATTTGTAATTAAAACGCATCACAggtgtgtgttttttttgtttttttttttggcgtcacGAAGACCGTGGGTTTACATTTCGCAAAAACCCCGTCGGAGTTAGGCGCGTGCTCTTTCAGCCACAACAGGCGACGGGTCGATCGAAAGATGTGCCTCGCGCGAAAGGCGCGTTCTAATGACGGGGACAATGGAGCATAGCTGGCGACGACGAGCGGGCGCGGATTTCGTCGTTGTATACCATCGTACCATATCGGCATGCCACCCGAGAGAGCGAGGGACGGTGAACGCAAGCGCACCGAAGCGCGGGGTCGCAGGTTCCGAACGTTTTACCGCGACGCGTGGCTCAGTGGTGTGCCGCGCCGGAGCACGAAGTTCCGGGCTTAGAGGATTTTTGACGTTGCGGAGTGCAGCGAACACTCGTGCACTTCGATTTGCGGTAGAtccgcgttaaaaaaaaaaaaaagacctcggATAGTGAAAAATTAAACCCTGCGGCCTCCACTAAAGCGTCCCTCGTGTACTTCTTCGGCAACGCCATGAATCATCAACACCAATCTGAGATCTGAGTCCGCCTAAAAGCAGCAAAGCTGAGATGAGAACCTAAATAAATTATGTCCTTCGTCTGTCATCGAAACGTTGTCGCTGAACCTTATGCAGGTCTCGATGAAACCCGAAGAGACGCTGTTGAGGAGCGTATGTAAATCAAAGCAAACTCGAGATATCAGCATCATTACAATAGCGTGAAGTACCCCTTGGGAATAAGCACCAATTttggttaaataaaaaaaaatggcaatattAGTAAAAATATTTCTAGTTATAAATAAAAATGTCGCTCCGAACAGCCGGGTGCCTTTACCTTTTACCATGGAAAAAAGATAATCGAAAGTGATGCCAGCGGCTGCCCAAGAAAACAATTTGTGTGTCTCACAcgcattcatatatatatatatatatatatatatatatatatatatatatagagagagagagagagagagagagaatgaggaaCTGGAACTGGTCACGCGGTGAAGCTTAGTTTTTTACAGCTGCAGCATTTAACTGCAAGTATGGATTGCGAGGAGGTTGCCTTGTTTTCTCGATATGCAAAAGCTTGACGCTGGTCCATGCTATTGAAATAGGGCTACGTATATGTAATCGCACAATTGTGTTTTAGTTAAAATTTTTCAAAGCTCAAATATGTCAttgccccccttttttttttttttttaaagttcagCTCTGTATAGGGACGataagaaaaggcagggaggttaaccaggttgatatttgtttgctaccctacagcgGGGGAAGCGGAAGGTGACATAAAGGAAAGGATAAGGGAAAAGTGTAAGATAGTGTCGCGCGAACGCATGCACGGCAAGGTTCATTGCGCGTTCAAACGCGATCGCGTATTCCAACTGTCTTTAAACAACCGCAGACTCGGCTTTGTATATAGCTTTCATACGGGGATGACGCTCGGAATCAGGGTTCAAATATTCTGTTCTGTGGAGGGTCCCTCTTCTAGCTCGGCTTATAGAGTAATACGCAGACTGCGTGCGTCTTTGGGCGCGCCAAGGGAAACTGAGGATGCGTGTATTATTTGCTAGAGAATCTTTTTAATCACCGGCTCACAATCCCACCGCGAGGCGCTGTTATGTCACGCTCGCTAAACTTCACGAGCCTGAAATGATCTCTGAAGATTGCATTGACTGTTTTTATTCTTCCATATTATATAGTGAACGTGCGTTGGATAATTTGCATGTTGGAATAAATatacgaagaaaaaaatgcaCGCAAGAGAGGCTTGTATGTATACAGCGAAGGATTGATTGCACGACACTGCGGCGTcatttttgttctgttttctttatAAGGCCTTGCGGCAAATTATTCGGTGCATACACataaaaaaagagggggggggggataaaactTACCACGTTTAGTCACAGCTAAACGGCGGTTAATCTTTGTTCATCAGCGGAACAAATTACCTTTCGCTCATTAGTGTCGTTGAGAAGCGAAAcacaagaacaagaaagaaaagcgccgatttttttttattgtctactATTCACATCACGATGAAACGAATAATTACCTAAGACATTTGCGCTGGTGACTGTGCTGTTGATTCAGCGTCATTTATAATAAATACAACAAACTGAGTAACAGGGCAGTGCACACTCGCGCACAGGCGAACAGCAGTCTTAGAGCATTGCTTATGTAAACATTCGTTCGGCCGTACACGTCTGGGGTTGCTAGGTCGTGGAGAGGGGTGCATTTCGGTGTAGcgaaaaattaaattctggggtttcacgtgccgacagccaggatctgattatgaggcagtaTTGGAGAatcccggattaattttgacgacccgttttttttttcgttttttttaagaACACCCAGTGCATGAGCGTTTTTAAAATTCCGTCCCCGTTggaatgtggccgctgcggccttgaatcgaacccccgacgtcgtgctcagcagcgctacgccatATAGCCTCAGCTCCCGCGAGTATTGCAGTGTAATTGCTTAGCGCGGTCATTGACTCGGGGGCTGTAGAGacgatgcctttttttttttctttcgctggTGGTCCAGGACGGTCaatggctcaaaaaaaaaaaaaagcttttgggGCCACAGCAGGTGTGTATACATAAAGTGAAAATTCGAGAGCTCGGAACAGCGGCAGACCCTCTGGCGGGAGCAGTCGGTGTTAGCATCGGCGTCGACCCAACCGGTGTTCGGGATGACCACGTTGTTCGCTTCTAACGTTTCCTCCCCGTTGGCTCGGAGGCACGCCGAGGCAGGCCGAAGCGAAGTCTATACTATATTCGCCTCGGCGAAACGGACCGCCGCTGCTCGCGCGCCAGTGCTTGGTGCGTTTATCTCCCATAATGGGACGCATGTCAGTGATCGTTTACAGATACAGGCTGCAAATCGGCCGCGCGACGTTTAGGCAAAAACAGCTCGATATATTCGCCAGACCATGTCGCGAAACTACCGCGCCCACTCCGCAAGTTATACAATACGCGCGCAGAGAGAGAAGTCCC
The DNA window shown above is from Dermacentor silvarum isolate Dsil-2018 chromosome 1, BIME_Dsil_1.4, whole genome shotgun sequence and carries:
- the LOC125942104 gene encoding putative RNA-binding protein Luc7-like 2, translated to MAMDACSKIHNYALKANFENGSRMYRPGQHHFYELAVLAYLQKVIRSCEILDRAKKGRLTRCQSTARSDRHGDKEATLKSYGDMMDKKLIEAEDLGNKGKVQEALAVIKEVEWLKRRRNRFERMLDRKSNEPVKEHKQNICEECQLCIGLDNEQRIANHSSDRLHNAILDVRRKIAELTACLEKPQVPGNWSRLEATQQQSTSRLDQGA